The following DNA comes from Hypomesus transpacificus isolate Combined female chromosome 5, fHypTra1, whole genome shotgun sequence.
ATTCCCACAGATCAGCCCCTGTAACCAACCTAAATCATCAATGACATACATTACATCCATCATTTCAccagtcttttttttcttcttaaccTTGAACCAATTAGTGGTGACATGTCGATTTTTACCTGCTGGAGGGGTCCATCCTGACGGGGCAGGACCATCGCGTTTAGGTGGAGTAGGCACTCGCGATGGTGGAATTAGTCTTTCTACAAATTTGTATTCAGCTTCCGACTCCTCCACTTTATGCTTCTGTTCTCCAACTGAGCTACACACTGTCTGAATTGGCAGATGAGACAGTCATTTTTCAAGTATAGCTAgctaaatgcatatatattaACTCGTTAGCTAAGATGTGGATAATGGTCCTATGTACTCTCTTGACAAACCGCATACATTACTTGGATAAGTATGCTGACCGTAGCAGGGTTATGTTACTGAGCTAGGTAGGTAGCAACGCGCTAGCTTGCTAATGCTGTGCTACCGTAGGTAACAAAAACAGATCTCCAATATTTTAGACAACATTCGAACTTACTCGTAATAGAGAGACATTGCTGGTTGTCTTCGGCTGATGTCTGTACAGCTGTAAAGAAGCCCTAGCCGCTCTGCATAACATTGAAACGCGGTGGTTGAAGGAGAGCGACATCTTGGTTCCAGTCGGACAGGTTGTGTGAGGGGAGATCGTTGCAGGAACTACGTCATTAAAGTTCCCTCCAGCTTTGTTGACAACAGTACCAACGACATGGTTTTCTACAAATATGATTGAAAGCGCCTCCTTTGAGCCTGCATGCCTCGACCACAACTAACACAGAGACTATTGTGTAGACGACATTTGTAGCAGTTGTTTATTGCATTGTTGTTTATTGCAGTTCATCTCTTACAATTTCAGAAATATAAGTCAGAATACAGATAGACTTGAAGTTGGTGACAAAGCTTGGAAAATGGCACGTTCACATGTTTACGTCTTCCTCTGCGATTTCCCCACCGGATCAGCAATGATCACCATTCCCCAAGCAGCCAAACCTAAAATGGTTCGAGTCGTCGATGTTAAAAATATACAGATCCACATTCAATGCTAACAACGAGAACGGATCACACAACACTAACTATTGACTCACTTGCTGCAAAAGTTATCTGAGCGACAGTTCCCACTGATGTTGTTCCGCCTTGTTTCATCACATTTCGAGCAGCTTGGAATACATATGCCGCAGACATCAACAAACCGCCACCGGTGACAGCCCGACAACTCCAACAGTTTCCAAACAACTGACTTGAATCCGGTGATACTGGGGGTGGTGATGCCGTGGCCACGGGTGGTGTCGCCATGGTAAGCTCAGATCAACTGCGTTAGCTAATTGCAATGTTCGGAAATATTTTAGGTTAGTTTGCCATAAAGCCTTAACCTACGTCACTCAAGATTCTTGGCTTGAAGTTGCATTCATTTTAAGTAAATGAACCTTCTGCAACAATTTGCACACAACCTTCAGATCAAGCATTCACACAACCGAAAAAGTGGGCAGTATTAACCGGTCGGAAATGGGTGCAGCACGCTTTTTAGTTCCCCCCACAACAGACATAAGTCTTTATGTCCCAACAATATTTTCATAGCCCAAACCAAAATGATTACGGGATTACACCAGGTTGTGTCATTACATATTTAATTTACGTACCTATACATAGCAATGACAATCAAACTTCCGAATCGGGAAAGTTGAATATAAATAGACATATCCCTTTATTGAACACATTTCCTTTCCGCGCTATGCGGTATGCTGTTGGCTATTCTAGAGAGTAACCAATGGCCAATAGTTTGACCTTCTTGAGCACACAACATCCTTGCATTGGCCAACAGGGGTTGGCAATCTCTTACTTAATGTCCTGATTGGAGAATACACGGGATATCCAAAGTTATGTACAAAAGAGCACGTCATAATTCCACGAATTTCCAGACTTGTAGCCTATGACTCGTGAAAGATCTCGTGCTTGTAGTTGGCCATAACCATAGAGAACTCAGGTGGGACAGTTCTAGCTTGAAATATAAATTCTCTTAAGAGACTCAGCAATAACTGAACACACTTGTGCTCCACAACATTCAATTCCGTTCTAacaccaatgagaaaatgatCGTTCTTTACGGAACGAGTTTAAGGTCATTATTAGTTATTTCAGACCGTTTCAGTCACTGATGCCAGAACACTGTAGTTGACACGGTCTCTTTCCACCAGACTTCAGAGAAACCGTCCGCCTTTCCCGTAGCTCTACTTCTGCGCCCCCCCAGTTCCTCTGGCAATATTATCAGGCGTCTCCGCAGCTTCTTTAAGCACTTGCATGATGAGCGCGGTCCTCCTTCTCGACTCCTCCATTCTCACCGGGTTTGACTCTGGAAGATTCTGATCAGAGTTGCAAAAAGAGTGACGTGACAGCAATGGCTAGAGACTGCACATGTAGCTATTCATGCTAGCTCACAAAAACATGTTAGGCCTTGTTCAAAGCTTTATATTATGACTTACTCGCTCATTAGGTACGTGTACATCTTACCTTTATCAACTgattcctcctgtcctccccaggTGCAACCGCTGCCCACATTGCATAGCCCATGCCAACTAAACCTAAGAGTGCAGTATAAGTGAAAATAACGCGTAGATTGCTCATCACGCTAGACAATAAGCTCCTTATATTAAGACAACGACTATTTTAACTGTATGATTTCTAAATGCGCTGTTTACAATAGTTCTTCAATAGGTCAGCGCACTGCATGGTGCATTACATCCGCCATAGATTGAAGTCGATGCAAGGCATTGTGGGATAGCCTTACTTAACAAAACATCCAAGGACATTCtggtttattttcactataaagaaaaaatataataatacgATTATTACTATATTCCATTTGTCTTTTCTCTttattcattcttttttttttacattcgtCCATATTTTCAATTTTCTTTATTTGCCAAAGTCTAATCAAAATCTTTGAATGACAGAAATtatttcataaataataacacgTTTTCGAAATGTACGATTCGACTTCAGTTCTATAACTGCGTTTTAAGCGACACATGGATACCATTTTGGCAGGGTTGAGGAACACGAACATGGCTAAATCCGAGTTCTCTGGCTATATCCTGTACATTCCACCAGGTGGCATTCTTGAAACACCGTTCCTTTGAAATAGCAGCGAGCAAAATTACCTGAGAGCAAGCGTTTACATTAGACATTTAGGAGAATATAgtgcgagggggagagagagaaatagagagaaagtgtgtgtgtgtgtttgcgtgtctaTGAGTCACATCGTGTGGGTGTATTGAGTGTTGAAGGGGCTTATAAAGTACATTCATCAATGTCAGATAGAGAGCAACGTGACAGCCTTTTGCCAGTGTTCAGTGCAGTAATGTAGCCTAACTTGAAAAAAGCATGATGGAACGGCCAATACATTGTGATGCATTTCAGATAAATAAACTCAGAAGAAGAATTTCtacttgctaacttacagtgtTCTTTAAACCAAAGACACTGACACATAACTGT
Coding sequences within:
- the LOC124467907 gene encoding ubiquinol-cytochrome-c reductase complex assembly factor 3; protein product: MSNLRVIFTYTALLGLVGMGYAMWAAVAPGEDRRNQLIKNLPESNPVRMEESRRRTALIMQVLKEAAETPDNIARGTGGAQK